Proteins encoded together in one Bacteroidales bacterium window:
- the galE gene encoding UDP-glucose 4-epimerase GalE produces the protein MNSLILVTGGTGYIGSHTVVELMESGFDVVIIDNLSNSSIEVLDRIEKITGKRPLFEKLDLCDKISLDQFFARYISIEAVIHFAASKAVGESVEKPLLYYRNNLLSLINLLEGMIASGIRHLVFSSSCTVYGQPDQLPVTENSPVKPALSPYGNTKQISEEIIRDTISSNAPLRAISLRYFNPIGAHPSGLIGELPLGVPNNLVPFITQTAAGIRKELLVFGNDYSTPDGTAIRDYINVVDLSKAHVVAIQRLLNLRQKAPYEVFNLGTGRGYSVLEIIKTFEKVTGVKINYRITGRRPGDIEKVWADTSLANHELGWKAEKTLEETLASAWKWEQYYRKNLCENPNP, from the coding sequence ATGAACTCACTGATACTTGTAACCGGCGGAACAGGATATATCGGATCCCACACCGTAGTGGAACTGATGGAGAGCGGGTTTGATGTTGTCATCATCGACAACCTCTCCAATTCGTCCATCGAAGTTCTTGACCGAATAGAGAAAATAACCGGCAAAAGACCCCTGTTTGAGAAACTGGATTTATGCGACAAAATTTCTCTTGATCAGTTTTTTGCGCGCTATATTTCCATTGAAGCCGTCATTCATTTTGCCGCCTCCAAAGCCGTCGGCGAATCGGTTGAAAAACCTTTGCTTTACTATCGGAACAACCTCCTCTCCCTGATCAACCTTCTCGAAGGTATGATTGCTTCCGGAATCAGGCATCTGGTATTCTCTTCCTCCTGTACAGTTTACGGCCAGCCCGACCAGCTGCCGGTTACGGAAAACAGCCCGGTTAAACCGGCTTTGTCCCCTTATGGGAATACCAAGCAGATTTCCGAAGAAATCATCAGGGACACCATCAGCTCAAATGCTCCCCTCCGGGCCATTTCCCTGCGCTACTTCAACCCGATTGGAGCACATCCCTCCGGCCTCATCGGAGAACTTCCCCTGGGTGTACCCAACAACCTGGTACCTTTTATCACACAAACTGCTGCCGGCATCCGTAAAGAACTGCTGGTATTCGGCAATGACTATTCCACACCCGACGGTACAGCCATTCGCGACTATATTAATGTGGTCGACCTGTCAAAGGCACATGTGGTAGCTATACAACGCCTTCTCAACCTCCGGCAGAAGGCGCCTTATGAAGTATTTAACCTTGGCACAGGAAGAGGATATTCCGTACTGGAAATTATAAAAACCTTCGAAAAAGTTACCGGCGTTAAAATCAACTACCGGATAACTGGTCGTCGCCCCGGAGATATCGAAAAGGTCTGGGCCGATACCTCCCTTGCTAACCATGAACTCGGCTGGAAAGCTGAAAAAACCCTGGAAGAAACCCTCGCCTCAGCCTGGAAATGGGAACAGTATTACCGGAAAAATCTGTGTGAGAATCCGAATCCCTAA
- a CDS encoding nucleotide sugar dehydrogenase has product MLNELIEKKEQLAVVGLGYVGLPIALEFARKMKVIGFDIKEDRVELMKRGIDPSNELPPEAFDGCDITFTSSLDDLRKARFYIIAVPTPIDDYNLPDLKPVISASETVAKVLKKGDYVVYESTVYPGCTEEDCVPVLEKISGLKYKTDFKVGYSPERINPGDKEHTLTRIKKITSGCDEESAEVVARVYESIITAGIYRASSIKVAEAAKIIENSQRDINIAFMNELSIIFNRMGINTYEVIEAAATKWNFLRFYPGLVGGHCIGVDPYYLVYKARKLGYHAQIITAGRYINDSMGGYIAKQVVKKIIAADKNLKGARALVMGTTFKENVSDIRNSKVADLVRELESYAVNVDVIDPHASSEEVFEEYGYHLVENPSGPYDAVVLAVAHKEYLSFPEQFFVDLSSPRGIFADVKGVYRGKIHQLTYWSL; this is encoded by the coding sequence ATGCTGAACGAACTCATCGAAAAAAAAGAGCAACTGGCTGTTGTCGGGCTCGGATATGTCGGCCTTCCCATCGCCCTTGAATTCGCCCGGAAAATGAAAGTTATCGGGTTTGATATTAAGGAAGACCGCGTGGAACTTATGAAACGCGGAATCGACCCCAGCAATGAGCTCCCCCCGGAAGCATTTGATGGATGCGACATTACTTTTACTTCTTCGCTCGACGATCTCAGAAAAGCCAGATTTTACATAATTGCCGTCCCAACCCCGATTGATGACTATAACCTGCCCGATCTGAAACCCGTTATCAGCGCTTCGGAAACTGTAGCCAAAGTACTGAAAAAAGGCGATTACGTGGTTTACGAATCAACGGTTTACCCCGGATGTACTGAAGAAGACTGTGTACCGGTTCTTGAAAAAATATCCGGACTGAAATACAAAACCGACTTCAAAGTAGGCTATTCACCCGAACGGATCAATCCGGGCGATAAAGAACATACCCTCACACGCATCAAAAAAATTACCTCAGGTTGCGATGAGGAATCAGCAGAAGTTGTTGCACGCGTGTATGAATCCATCATCACTGCCGGCATATACAGGGCAAGCTCCATTAAGGTAGCCGAAGCCGCCAAAATCATTGAAAACTCCCAGCGCGATATCAATATCGCCTTTATGAATGAATTGTCCATCATCTTCAACCGTATGGGTATAAATACCTACGAAGTAATTGAAGCGGCCGCCACCAAATGGAACTTTCTCAGGTTCTACCCCGGGCTGGTGGGAGGCCATTGTATAGGCGTCGATCCCTATTACCTCGTTTATAAAGCACGGAAACTCGGATACCACGCTCAGATTATCACTGCCGGCCGGTACATCAACGACTCCATGGGGGGATATATAGCCAAGCAGGTGGTAAAAAAAATCATTGCAGCCGATAAAAACCTCAAAGGAGCCAGGGCGCTTGTCATGGGAACCACCTTTAAGGAAAATGTGAGCGATATCCGAAACTCGAAAGTGGCTGACCTGGTCCGCGAACTGGAATCCTATGCCGTAAACGTCGATGTTATCGACCCCCACGCTTCCTCCGAAGAAGTTTTTGAAGAATACGGCTACCACCTGGTTGAAAACCCATCAGGACCTTATGATGCAGTCGTCCTGGCCGTAGCCCATAAAGAATATCTTTCCTTTCCCGAACAGTTCTTTGTGGATCTTTCATCCCCCCGCGGTATCTTTGCCGATGTCAAAGGCGTTTACAGAGGAAAAATCCATCAGTTAACCTACTGGAGCCTGTGA
- a CDS encoding Gfo/Idh/MocA family oxidoreductase has product METKPYNFALIGVAGYVAPRHLKAIKETGNILLAALDKSDNVGILDSFFPETDFFVEFERFDRHIDKLRRHGSPIHYVSICSPNYLHDSHVRFALRNKADAICEKPLVLNPWNVDGLKAMEEESGHRVFNILQLRLHPAIIALKEKIRSNPSKKLYDVDLTYITSRGRWYAFSWKGDVQKSGGVATNIGIHFFDMLSWIFGKVTGNTVHLSQPDKAAGILELQNAYVRWYLSIDAGDLPTEVANRGQRTFRSIKINGEEIEFSEGFTDLHTRSYEEILKGNGFGLEDVRPSVEIAYTIRHQKPQAPAGEYHPFLKL; this is encoded by the coding sequence TTGGAAACCAAACCCTACAACTTCGCCCTGATAGGAGTAGCCGGATATGTGGCTCCCCGGCACCTGAAAGCAATCAAGGAAACCGGGAATATCCTTCTGGCAGCTCTTGACAAAAGTGATAATGTCGGAATCCTCGACAGCTTTTTTCCGGAAACGGATTTCTTTGTGGAATTCGAACGTTTTGACCGGCATATCGATAAGCTGCGGAGGCATGGATCACCCATTCATTATGTCAGCATCTGCTCACCCAATTATCTGCACGACTCCCACGTCCGCTTTGCTCTCCGGAACAAAGCCGATGCTATTTGCGAAAAACCTCTTGTGCTCAACCCCTGGAACGTCGACGGGCTTAAAGCAATGGAAGAAGAAAGCGGCCACCGCGTTTTCAATATCCTTCAGCTCCGGCTTCACCCTGCTATCATAGCCTTGAAGGAAAAAATCCGGTCCAATCCTTCCAAAAAACTGTACGACGTTGATCTTACCTATATAACAAGCCGCGGACGCTGGTATGCCTTTTCCTGGAAAGGAGATGTCCAGAAATCAGGCGGCGTGGCCACCAACATCGGCATCCATTTCTTTGACATGCTCAGCTGGATTTTCGGTAAAGTTACGGGAAATACAGTGCACCTTTCACAACCCGATAAGGCAGCAGGGATTCTTGAGCTGCAAAATGCCTATGTGCGATGGTACCTGAGCATCGACGCCGGGGATCTTCCAACGGAAGTCGCGAACCGGGGCCAACGTACATTCCGCTCCATTAAAATCAATGGGGAAGAAATTGAATTCAGCGAAGGATTTACTGATCTTCATACCCGGAGTTATGAGGAAATTCTGAAAGGAAATGGCTTCGGCCTGGAAGATGTTAGACCCTCGGTTGAAATTGCCTACACCATCCGGCATCAGAAACCACAGGCACCTGCGGGAGAATACCATCCGTTTTTGAAACTATAA
- a CDS encoding N-acetyltransferase yields MEKEYFAHPTAVIDEGCTIGKGTKIWHFTHIMTGCEIGENCNLGQNVVVSPGVRLGRNVKVQNNVSIYTGVICEDDVFLGPSMVFTNILNPRSAIVRRNQYVATLVKKGASIGANATIICGHTIGEYSMVGAGAVVTKDVKPYALVVGNPARQVGWVSEYGHRLHFDENGVAVCPESGQKYKLEQDRVRKISSE; encoded by the coding sequence ATGGAAAAAGAATATTTTGCCCACCCGACGGCCGTGATTGACGAAGGCTGTACCATCGGAAAAGGCACGAAAATATGGCATTTTACCCACATTATGACAGGGTGTGAAATCGGTGAAAACTGCAACCTGGGACAAAACGTTGTTGTTTCCCCTGGCGTGAGGCTGGGCCGGAATGTTAAGGTACAGAACAATGTGTCCATTTACACCGGAGTTATTTGCGAAGATGATGTGTTTCTGGGGCCATCCATGGTTTTTACCAACATTCTGAACCCGCGGAGTGCTATCGTTCGGCGCAACCAATATGTTGCCACCCTGGTGAAAAAAGGAGCTTCCATCGGAGCCAATGCAACCATCATCTGCGGCCATACCATCGGAGAGTATTCCATGGTAGGAGCAGGTGCCGTAGTAACAAAAGATGTAAAGCCTTATGCCCTTGTTGTTGGCAATCCTGCCCGGCAAGTCGGCTGGGTAAGTGAATACGGCCACCGGCTTCATTTCGATGAAAACGGTGTCGCAGTGTGCCCTGAAAGCGGACAGAAGTACAAGCTCGAGCAGGATAGGGTGCGAAAAATCTCTTCCGAATAA
- a CDS encoding DegT/DnrJ/EryC1/StrS family aminotransferase has translation MVDLYGQYVKIKPEIDGEMQRVIESTAFINGPAVREFQEALQSFLGVRHVIPCGNGTDALQIALMSLDLKPGDEVITPDFTFVATVEVVALLGLKPVFVDVDPDTFLMRPEAFEAAITPRTRAVIPVHLFGQCCDMHSVLSVARKHNLFVIEDVAQATGAEYTFPDGRKAKAGTMGDIGCTSFFPSKNLGCYGDGGAIMTNDDALAEKLRSIANHGMKVRYYHDRIGVNSRLDTLQAAILKVKLRYLKAYNTARQNAAAFYDASLNDLPALSVPARAPWSDHIFHQYTLKVSDNKRDKLKEYLEKKGIPSMIYYPVPLHLQKAYSWLGYRQGGFPVTEKLCSVVLSLPMHTELDEEQLQYISSAIREFFQ, from the coding sequence ATGGTTGATCTCTACGGGCAATATGTAAAGATAAAGCCCGAGATTGACGGAGAAATGCAACGGGTTATCGAGAGTACGGCATTTATTAACGGCCCTGCCGTGCGGGAATTTCAGGAGGCGCTTCAGTCCTTTCTGGGAGTGCGCCACGTCATTCCCTGCGGAAACGGAACCGATGCGCTTCAGATTGCACTGATGTCCCTTGACCTGAAGCCGGGAGATGAGGTGATTACTCCCGACTTTACCTTTGTTGCCACCGTAGAAGTAGTTGCCCTGCTGGGGCTCAAACCCGTTTTCGTGGACGTTGACCCGGATACTTTTCTCATGAGACCCGAAGCCTTCGAAGCTGCCATTACCCCCCGCACCAGGGCCGTAATTCCTGTGCATCTGTTCGGGCAATGCTGTGATATGCATTCTGTTTTGTCTGTTGCGCGTAAGCACAATCTGTTTGTAATTGAAGACGTTGCTCAGGCTACCGGTGCTGAATATACTTTTCCCGACGGACGGAAAGCCAAAGCAGGTACCATGGGCGACATCGGATGTACCTCCTTCTTTCCCAGCAAAAACCTGGGCTGTTATGGCGACGGAGGGGCCATCATGACAAACGATGATGCCCTGGCCGAAAAGCTCCGATCCATCGCCAACCATGGAATGAAGGTCAGGTATTATCACGACCGTATAGGGGTAAACTCACGTCTCGATACCCTGCAGGCTGCCATTCTGAAGGTAAAACTCAGATACCTTAAGGCCTACAACACAGCCAGGCAAAATGCAGCAGCATTCTACGATGCTTCCCTGAACGATCTGCCAGCCCTATCGGTACCAGCAAGAGCCCCCTGGTCAGATCACATTTTTCATCAGTATACACTGAAGGTTTCAGACAATAAACGCGATAAACTGAAAGAATACCTCGAAAAAAAAGGAATTCCATCCATGATTTATTACCCGGTACCCCTCCATCTTCAGAAAGCTTATTCCTGGCTTGGATACCGGCAGGGCGGGTTTCCGGTAACAGAAAAGCTCTGCTCCGTTGTTCTCTCCCTTCCCATGCACACCGAACTCGATGAGGAACAATTACAGTACATCTCTTCAGCCATCCGGGAGTTTTTTCAGTAG
- a CDS encoding capsule biosynthesis protein, with translation MLLIVLTIPAALSQTRTMTEVDLSNIRVEDLSDQQIKNYIQQAQAAGLTIEQLEAAATARGMSQSEVIKLRNKIDSLQYTQVLGNEDNRFISRTRSLNFGKKTEADSKQALIQGKQAQKTQEKTYEELIAEQIFRSSFLAEKKKELSSEEKLFGFSLFNNEKITFEPSLNLPTPKNYILGPGDEVIIDVWGASEHTYRQIISPEGLILINNIGPVSIAGLTVEEATNQLKRRLAIIYSGLKKPSPNTFMSLSLGQIRSIKVNLVGEVKVPGTYTLPSVATVLNALYAAGGPSLNGTLRNVKLIRDNNIVAEIDFYRFLLEGKLPENLRLEDQDVIFVEPYSRRVEVTGEVKRPGIYDLKEKEVLKNLISYTGGFTGKSYREKVKVVRMNGREKEIHDVTITAADSFSLANGDQVMIDSVLDRFANKVEIRGAVFREGFYAIDDSLTLRQLIAKAEGLRGDAFLNRAAIYRTREDFTIEVIPVDLKELFLQNSRDIPLQKDDFVLVPSHFDITEEYTVQIEGDIKRPGIYPFAQNMTVEDLILQAGGILESASQSILELARRINDPNALESSEKIANIYRFPISAGLQLSSEASSFVLQPFDHVFIRRSPAYEKQKIVTLLGEFTFPGSYALSSKGERVSEVVKRAGGLTPFAYPEGARLIRKIQEDNKQKMQLIKNLLQSTKDTVDIFSFTQKETTIGIELDKIINNPGSDFDLLMQEGDILEVPKKLETVKLTGALLYPTTVKYRTTYSFNDYISNAGGITDDARKSKAFVIYPNGKVEKTKNFLIFNDYPPIIPGSEIVIPKKVQKEKTSPAQTISIASALASMSLIIVSLINNIKW, from the coding sequence ATGCTTCTGATAGTACTAACTATACCTGCGGCATTGAGCCAGACAAGAACAATGACGGAGGTTGATCTGAGCAATATCAGAGTCGAAGATCTTTCAGATCAACAGATCAAAAACTATATTCAGCAAGCCCAGGCCGCAGGATTAACAATTGAACAGCTCGAAGCTGCAGCCACGGCAAGGGGAATGTCTCAATCGGAAGTAATCAAACTACGAAACAAAATTGATTCACTTCAATATACCCAGGTATTGGGAAATGAAGACAACCGTTTTATCAGCCGTACAAGATCTCTCAATTTTGGCAAAAAAACGGAGGCTGACAGTAAACAAGCATTAATTCAGGGGAAACAAGCTCAGAAAACTCAAGAAAAAACCTATGAAGAATTAATAGCTGAACAAATTTTCCGCAGTTCTTTTCTTGCTGAAAAAAAGAAAGAACTTTCCTCAGAAGAAAAATTGTTTGGATTTTCTCTTTTCAACAATGAGAAAATTACATTTGAACCTTCCCTTAACCTTCCCACACCTAAAAATTATATTCTTGGGCCGGGAGACGAAGTGATTATTGATGTGTGGGGAGCATCAGAACATACATACCGCCAGATAATTTCTCCGGAAGGATTGATACTGATTAATAATATTGGACCCGTTTCTATTGCCGGTCTTACTGTAGAAGAAGCTACTAACCAGCTTAAACGCCGTTTAGCAATTATTTACAGTGGATTAAAGAAACCTTCGCCCAATACCTTTATGAGTTTGTCTCTGGGACAAATACGAAGTATTAAGGTCAATCTGGTGGGCGAAGTAAAAGTACCCGGCACCTATACACTCCCTTCGGTTGCCACTGTTCTCAATGCTTTATATGCTGCAGGTGGGCCTTCGCTGAACGGAACCTTGCGAAATGTTAAGCTTATTCGCGACAACAATATCGTCGCAGAAATTGATTTTTACAGGTTCCTTCTGGAAGGAAAACTGCCGGAAAACCTTCGTCTGGAAGACCAAGATGTTATTTTTGTTGAACCCTATTCCAGACGTGTTGAAGTTACAGGGGAAGTTAAGCGACCTGGTATTTATGACCTTAAAGAGAAAGAAGTCTTAAAAAACCTGATTTCATACACTGGTGGTTTTACAGGAAAATCATACAGAGAAAAGGTAAAAGTGGTAAGGATGAACGGTCGCGAAAAGGAAATTCACGATGTTACAATAACAGCCGCAGATAGCTTTTCCCTTGCTAACGGTGACCAGGTAATGATAGATTCGGTACTTGACCGTTTTGCCAATAAAGTTGAAATTCGAGGCGCTGTTTTTCGGGAAGGTTTTTATGCAATAGACGACAGCCTCACTCTCAGACAACTTATAGCCAAAGCTGAAGGACTTCGGGGAGATGCCTTTTTGAACCGGGCGGCTATTTACCGTACACGTGAAGACTTTACTATTGAAGTAATCCCCGTTGATCTGAAAGAACTGTTTTTGCAAAATTCGAGAGATATTCCTTTACAAAAAGATGATTTTGTTCTCGTCCCCTCCCATTTTGATATTACTGAAGAATATACTGTGCAAATTGAAGGAGATATAAAAAGGCCGGGCATTTATCCCTTTGCACAGAATATGACTGTTGAAGACCTTATTCTTCAAGCAGGAGGCATTCTTGAATCTGCTTCCCAGTCAATTCTCGAGTTGGCCCGCCGTATAAATGATCCAAATGCCCTGGAAAGTTCTGAGAAAATTGCCAATATTTACCGTTTTCCGATATCAGCCGGACTGCAATTGTCCTCTGAAGCCTCATCATTTGTATTACAACCTTTCGATCATGTTTTTATTAGACGCTCTCCTGCATATGAAAAGCAGAAAATTGTCACCTTATTGGGGGAATTTACATTTCCCGGGAGCTATGCGCTTTCATCAAAAGGAGAGAGGGTATCAGAAGTTGTTAAACGTGCAGGTGGCCTCACACCTTTTGCCTATCCCGAAGGAGCCAGACTAATACGAAAAATCCAAGAAGACAACAAACAGAAAATGCAGCTCATTAAGAATTTGCTACAATCAACAAAGGATACAGTAGATATCTTCAGCTTTACTCAAAAAGAAACAACCATTGGTATTGAACTGGATAAAATTATCAATAATCCAGGTTCTGACTTTGACTTGCTAATGCAGGAAGGAGACATACTGGAGGTACCCAAGAAACTTGAGACTGTTAAACTTACAGGGGCTTTGCTTTATCCAACAACAGTCAAGTACAGAACCACCTATTCCTTCAACGATTACATTTCTAATGCAGGAGGTATAACTGATGATGCCCGTAAAAGCAAAGCTTTTGTCATTTATCCCAATGGCAAGGTCGAAAAAACCAAAAACTTTCTTATCTTCAATGATTACCCACCCATAATACCTGGTTCTGAGATTGTGATACCAAAGAAAGTCCAGAAAGAAAAGACCTCACCGGCTCAAACTATCAGTATTGCTTCAGCCCTTGCATCCATGAGCTTAATCATTGTATCCCTAATTAATAATATAAAGTGGTAA
- a CDS encoding polysaccharide biosynthesis protein: MRYSGLTDLIRILTFGIIALIILLVINTLFISMHKEAIIPLSVLLIDFILSTLGMMLLRIAVKYSYEQLSQWERGVMQTVLIGSWENALLMMQLLELDRNRKHKIIAIFDKDRNKNGFYLKGIPTYTIEKFSEIIEKESVEAVVLQKGYLNPDQKLQLIDYCLQEHIRVMTVPNLRSTKGLSLSIFQLKELRMEDLLEREPIKLNLQEISRFLIDRSILITGAAGSIGSEIVKQIASFNPKILILVDQAESPMYELEMDLKKLFPQVRYSLIIGDICDKNHMEKIFAQYKPEIVYHAAAYKHVPLMEENPCEAFKTNVLGTVNLVQCSLKYQVTKFIMISTDKAVNPTNVMGATKRLAEMYVQASQKFTSTKFITTRFGNVIGSNGSAVLLFKRQIENGGPVTITHPEVTRFFMTIPEACQLVLEASMAGKGGEIFVFDMGERIKILDLATKMIKLSGFIPNEDIKIVFTGLRPGEKLYEELIHDKENNIPTYHPKIMIARTREINFHTLHEQIQEFQFFLNQRNAEEIVRKMKELIPEYVSNNSKYCLIDNQMKEKTMIKKSNISGN, from the coding sequence GTGCGTTATTCGGGATTAACTGATTTGATACGGATATTGACCTTCGGCATAATAGCTCTTATTATTTTGTTGGTTATCAACACTCTATTTATTTCAATGCATAAGGAAGCAATTATTCCTCTTTCAGTTCTTCTCATTGACTTTATTCTTTCCACACTCGGTATGATGTTGCTGAGGATTGCCGTTAAATATTCGTATGAGCAACTCAGTCAATGGGAAAGAGGAGTAATGCAAACTGTTCTAATTGGATCCTGGGAAAATGCTTTGCTCATGATGCAGCTTTTGGAACTCGACAGAAACAGAAAACATAAAATCATTGCTATCTTTGATAAAGATAGAAATAAAAACGGCTTTTATCTGAAAGGAATACCGACCTATACCATTGAAAAGTTTTCCGAAATAATAGAAAAAGAGTCTGTTGAAGCGGTTGTTTTGCAAAAAGGTTATCTTAATCCGGATCAAAAATTGCAATTAATCGATTACTGTTTGCAGGAACATATTCGCGTCATGACAGTTCCCAATTTGAGATCAACCAAAGGATTATCTCTCAGTATTTTTCAACTGAAAGAACTCCGGATGGAAGATCTTTTGGAGCGGGAACCCATCAAATTAAATCTACAGGAAATTTCGCGCTTTCTTATTGACAGAAGCATCCTGATTACAGGAGCTGCCGGTTCTATTGGAAGTGAAATAGTTAAACAAATTGCCAGCTTCAACCCTAAAATATTAATCCTTGTCGATCAGGCAGAATCTCCAATGTACGAGTTGGAAATGGATTTGAAAAAACTCTTTCCGCAAGTCAGGTATTCATTAATTATTGGAGACATTTGCGATAAAAACCACATGGAAAAAATTTTTGCCCAATATAAACCTGAAATAGTTTATCATGCCGCAGCTTACAAGCATGTACCCCTAATGGAAGAAAATCCATGTGAAGCATTTAAAACGAATGTTTTGGGTACGGTTAACCTAGTACAATGTTCTTTGAAATACCAGGTCACAAAGTTTATCATGATTTCAACTGATAAAGCTGTCAACCCAACCAACGTCATGGGAGCCACAAAACGTCTTGCTGAAATGTACGTACAGGCTTCCCAGAAATTTACCTCTACAAAATTCATTACTACCCGTTTTGGTAATGTCATTGGATCAAATGGTTCGGCAGTACTACTTTTCAAACGTCAAATTGAAAATGGCGGTCCGGTCACTATTACCCACCCCGAAGTTACCCGATTTTTTATGACAATCCCCGAAGCCTGCCAGCTGGTACTCGAAGCCAGTATGGCTGGTAAAGGAGGTGAAATATTCGTGTTCGACATGGGTGAACGTATTAAGATCCTTGATCTTGCTACAAAAATGATTAAACTTTCCGGGTTTATTCCCAACGAGGACATTAAAATTGTTTTTACAGGCCTCAGACCCGGTGAAAAATTATACGAAGAATTAATACATGATAAAGAAAACAACATCCCGACGTATCATCCAAAAATAATGATTGCCAGGACCAGAGAAATCAATTTCCATACTCTTCATGAACAGATACAGGAATTCCAGTTTTTTTTGAATCAACGCAATGCCGAAGAAATTGTAAGAAAGATGAAAGAACTAATTCCTGAATATGTTAGCAATAATTCCAAATATTGTCTTATAGATAATCAGATGAAAGAGAAAACAATGATAAAGAAAAGTAATATTTCAGGTAATTAA